From Demequina capsici, one genomic window encodes:
- a CDS encoding flavin reductase family protein — translation MNDVPQGPRDDVLAAHIAGVLVDVFDHEPEAVSARAREGAAATRAEDEALPVLAPADLKAALGLFASGVTVVSGMHEGRPAGFTCQSFFSVSLEPPLIALSVMATSTTFPLIRTADRIAVSVLADDQRATSSTFARSGGDRWAGIPWTPSPGGAPVLDGSLTWFECRIESEIEAGDHTLVIARITALGPRRPDAAPLVYAAGAYRTLQD, via the coding sequence ATGAACGACGTCCCGCAGGGCCCTCGCGACGACGTGCTCGCCGCGCACATCGCCGGGGTGCTGGTCGATGTGTTCGACCACGAGCCGGAGGCCGTGTCCGCGAGGGCGAGGGAAGGCGCCGCAGCGACCCGTGCCGAGGACGAGGCGCTGCCCGTGCTCGCGCCCGCGGATCTCAAGGCCGCGCTCGGTCTGTTCGCCTCCGGCGTCACGGTGGTGAGCGGCATGCACGAGGGCAGGCCGGCGGGGTTCACGTGCCAGAGCTTCTTCTCGGTGTCGCTCGAGCCACCCCTGATCGCGTTGAGCGTGATGGCGACGTCGACCACGTTCCCCCTGATCCGCACCGCGGATCGGATCGCGGTCTCGGTGCTCGCGGACGATCAGCGGGCCACGTCGAGCACGTTCGCGCGGTCGGGAGGCGACCGGTGGGCCGGGATCCCTTGGACGCCGTCTCCGGGCGGGGCGCCGGTGCTCGACGGCTCGCTCACCTGGTTCGAGTGCAGGATCGAGAGCGAGATCGAGGCGGGCGACCACACCCTGGTGATCGCCCGCATCACGGCGCTCGGCCCGCGCCGACCCGATGCCGCGCCGCTGGTGTACGCGGCGGGCGCCTATCGCACGCTGCAGGACTGA
- a CDS encoding TIGR00645 family protein, with protein MRDLIEDNVERAIFASRWLLAPMYLGLAAALLGVSIKFMIELWKMVTTITVSTPTDEITVGILTLIDIALLGNLILIVIFAGYENFVSKISAAEDSVDRPSWMGHVDFSGLKMKLIGSLVAISVILLLKNFVDIADEKDVDYTAIAWRIGLHLTFVISGVLFSVMDYMSAKRDVLLARANQDHPTSVKTQFVEVPRLEGPPAD; from the coding sequence GTGAGGGATCTGATCGAAGACAACGTGGAGAGGGCGATCTTCGCCAGCCGGTGGCTGCTCGCGCCCATGTACCTGGGCCTCGCCGCTGCACTGCTCGGAGTGTCCATCAAGTTCATGATCGAGCTGTGGAAGATGGTGACCACCATCACCGTCTCCACCCCGACCGACGAGATCACGGTGGGCATCCTCACATTGATCGACATCGCGCTGCTGGGCAACCTGATCCTCATCGTGATCTTCGCGGGCTACGAGAACTTCGTCTCCAAGATCTCCGCGGCCGAGGACTCGGTGGACCGTCCCTCGTGGATGGGCCATGTGGACTTCTCCGGCCTGAAGATGAAGCTCATCGGCTCCCTGGTCGCGATCTCCGTGATCCTGCTCCTCAAGAACTTCGTCGACATCGCGGACGAGAAGGACGTCGACTACACCGCCATCGCGTGGCGGATCGGGCTCCATCTCACCTTCGTGATCTCCGGCGTCCTGTTCTCGGTGATGGACTACATGTCCGCCAAGCGTGACGTCCTGCTGGCCAGGGCGAACCAGGATCACCCGACATCCGTGAAGACCCAGTTCGTCGAGGTGCCCAGGCTCGAGGGCCCACCCGCCGACTGA
- the ndk gene encoding nucleoside-diphosphate kinase yields MERTLILVKPDGVHRGLSGEILRRIEAKGYRLVAVELRQATPEILGRHYEEHAGKPFYEALVEFMLSGPTLAIVAEGQRVVEGFRSLAGATDPTVAAPGTIRGDLGRDWGLKVMQNLVHGSDSLESAAREIEIWFPEL; encoded by the coding sequence ATGGAGCGCACACTGATCCTGGTCAAGCCCGACGGCGTCCACCGTGGCCTCTCCGGCGAGATCCTGCGTCGCATCGAGGCGAAGGGGTATCGGCTCGTCGCCGTCGAGCTGCGGCAGGCGACGCCCGAGATCCTCGGCAGGCACTATGAGGAGCACGCGGGCAAGCCGTTCTACGAGGCGCTCGTGGAGTTCATGCTCTCCGGCCCCACGCTCGCGATCGTCGCGGAGGGCCAGAGGGTGGTGGAGGGCTTCCGGTCCCTCGCCGGCGCGACGGACCCGACGGTCGCGGCGCCTGGCACCATCCGCGGCGACCTGGGACGCGACTGGGGCCTCAAGGTGATGCAGAACCTGGTGCATGGATCGGACTCGCTCGAGTCGGCCGCGCGCGAGATCGAGATCTGGTTCCCCGAGCTCTGA
- a CDS encoding adenine phosphoribosyltransferase, translated as MITLEDFDTYPDFPIEGILFYDIAPILASPERFREACIDLMPPRDAQVDIVAGVDARGFIFAPVVAQTLGVGMTMVRKKGKLPGELLEADATIEYGASELVINPNGIAGRHVLVIDDILATGGTARAVAEMLEKAGAASVRFSFLMEIGDLPGREALASYEVASVVVI; from the coding sequence ATGATCACGCTCGAGGACTTCGACACGTATCCCGACTTCCCCATCGAGGGGATCCTCTTCTACGACATCGCACCCATCCTCGCGAGCCCCGAGCGATTCCGGGAGGCGTGCATCGACCTCATGCCGCCTCGCGACGCGCAGGTGGACATCGTCGCCGGCGTGGATGCGCGCGGCTTCATCTTCGCGCCCGTGGTGGCGCAGACGCTCGGCGTGGGCATGACGATGGTGCGCAAGAAGGGCAAGCTCCCGGGCGAGCTCCTGGAGGCCGACGCGACCATCGAGTACGGCGCCTCGGAGCTCGTGATCAACCCGAACGGCATCGCGGGCAGGCACGTGCTCGTGATCGACGACATCCTGGCGACGGGCGGCACCGCCCGCGCGGTCGCGGAGATGCTGGAGAAGGCGGGTGCTGCGAGCGTGCGCTTCAGCTTCCTCATGGAGATCGGCGACCTGCCGGGCCGCGAGGCCCTCGCGTCCTACGAGGTCGCGTCCGTCGTCGTCATCTGA
- a CDS encoding DUF4233 domain-containing protein, whose product MTETQPRRQRPATLVFTQAVLALQAFVALFAALTAFGLAKGDALNDHSYASVMAVVLGGFVLLALLLVAAGVQQRPWGRWLGWVLQAPMLIAGIVVPAIAAIGAVFLVLWIMALSIGGRIDRERAEREVAASSSRAGGSGEAEAP is encoded by the coding sequence ATGACCGAGACCCAGCCGCGGCGGCAGCGCCCCGCGACCCTCGTGTTCACCCAGGCGGTGCTCGCGCTGCAGGCGTTCGTCGCCCTCTTCGCGGCGCTCACGGCCTTCGGCCTCGCCAAGGGCGATGCGCTGAACGACCATTCGTACGCGTCGGTGATGGCCGTGGTGCTGGGCGGCTTCGTGCTGCTGGCGCTGCTCCTGGTCGCGGCCGGCGTGCAGCAGCGTCCCTGGGGCAGGTGGCTCGGCTGGGTGCTCCAGGCGCCCATGCTCATCGCCGGGATCGTGGTGCCCGCGATCGCGGCGATCGGCGCGGTGTTCCTGGTGCTGTGGATCATGGCGCTCAGCATCGGAGGCCGCATCGACCGGGAGCGTGCGGAGCGCGAGGTCGCCGCGTCGTCCTCGCGTGCCGGTGGTTCCGGCGAGGCGGAGGCCCCATGA
- a CDS encoding bifunctional folylpolyglutamate synthase/dihydrofolate synthase, producing MTDLDLGGLSLDEAEREIYAHILSRNPEHDFEPTLDRVKAACEALGDPQRIFRVVHVTGTNGKTSTARMAESLIREHGLRTGLFTSPHLTSVRERIQIDGEPIAQDAFVRLWQDVAPIIHLVDARSQQEGGPRLSFFEVLAVLAYAAFADAPVDVAVVEVGMGGTWDATNVADADVAVIGPVAMDHSEWLGDTLADIAAEKAGIIKPGSVAVIAEQAEPVVPVLRHAVADVGVSALWEGEQIEVVDRQPGVGGQLVTLRTPAATYAELFVPLYGAHQAGNALLALAAVESLLADGGEPRALDGAVVEAGFAAVSSPGRLEAVRTSPMILVDAAHNPHGIDALVDALEESFHFEALVGVVGILRDKDAESILAGLEPALDHVVITASSSPRAVPADELGEIAREVFGDDRVTVEQRVPDALDAAVQRAERDHDMGAGVLVVGSITLVAEARILLSADKRKGAGQAR from the coding sequence ATGACGGACCTGGACCTCGGCGGCCTGTCGCTGGACGAAGCCGAACGTGAGATCTACGCCCACATCCTCTCCCGCAACCCTGAGCACGACTTCGAGCCGACGCTCGATCGTGTGAAGGCGGCGTGCGAGGCCCTGGGCGACCCCCAGCGCATATTCCGGGTGGTGCACGTGACCGGCACCAACGGCAAGACGTCCACCGCGCGCATGGCCGAGTCCCTGATCCGGGAGCACGGGCTGCGCACGGGGCTCTTCACGTCGCCGCACCTGACGTCGGTGAGGGAGCGGATCCAGATCGACGGCGAACCGATCGCGCAGGACGCGTTCGTGCGCCTGTGGCAGGACGTCGCCCCGATCATCCACCTGGTCGACGCACGCTCCCAGCAGGAGGGCGGCCCCCGCCTCAGCTTCTTCGAGGTGCTCGCGGTCCTCGCGTACGCGGCCTTCGCCGACGCCCCGGTCGACGTGGCCGTGGTCGAGGTCGGCATGGGCGGCACCTGGGACGCGACGAACGTGGCCGACGCCGACGTGGCCGTGATCGGACCGGTCGCGATGGACCATTCGGAGTGGTTGGGCGACACGCTCGCGGACATCGCCGCCGAGAAGGCAGGGATCATCAAGCCTGGCAGCGTGGCCGTGATCGCCGAGCAGGCCGAACCGGTGGTCCCGGTGCTGCGGCACGCGGTGGCCGACGTGGGCGTGAGCGCCCTGTGGGAGGGGGAGCAGATCGAGGTGGTCGACCGTCAGCCCGGCGTCGGTGGACAGCTCGTCACGCTCCGCACCCCTGCGGCCACCTACGCCGAGCTGTTCGTGCCGCTCTACGGCGCGCACCAGGCGGGGAACGCCCTGCTGGCCCTCGCGGCGGTGGAGTCGCTGCTGGCCGACGGTGGGGAGCCTCGGGCGCTCGACGGCGCCGTCGTCGAGGCCGGTTTCGCCGCGGTGTCCTCTCCCGGACGCCTCGAGGCCGTGCGCACCTCGCCCATGATCCTCGTCGACGCCGCGCACAACCCGCACGGCATCGACGCGCTGGTCGACGCGCTTGAGGAGTCGTTCCATTTCGAGGCGCTCGTGGGAGTCGTCGGCATCCTGCGCGACAAGGACGCAGAGTCGATCCTCGCGGGGCTCGAGCCCGCGCTCGACCACGTCGTCATCACCGCGTCGTCGTCGCCGCGCGCCGTCCCTGCCGACGAGCTCGGGGAGATCGCGCGCGAGGTGTTCGGCGACGACCGCGTGACGGTCGAGCAGCGCGTGCCCGACGCGCTCGACGCCGCCGTGCAGCGCGCGGAGCGCGACCACGACATGGGAGCGGGCGTGCTCGTCGTCGGTTCCATCACGCTCGTCGCAGAGGCGCGGATCCTGCTCAGCGCCGACAAGCGGAAGGGGGCGGGCCAGGCCCGATGA
- a CDS encoding DUF2510 domain-containing protein: MDPTTPAAGWYADPTTPGTARWWDGTQWTEHTTPLTPPEPAARPETGAHAAQAPSSASPMSEAGPEHAAAPAVGAGDTFLPEEGFEPEPLGPVGHAPDLVPTGQDPSVAKQPALAPGTPSAVVEPWQTQEPTAPWGASIWDPSSASLPAPTPVRKGVPRAVTLGIVVGLLAVLIGGGLLAFAKLGSLADGTTDDGAGSGVPGYGDQVDKASDTAASADVQTIATQVEAYFTEYPSGSVPHLSVVGGNYVLTDSTTTWEVGPVSDGVTPGGVTGSGLSDFCVWVTSASGTSFHAGLATAATQGACQG, translated from the coding sequence ATGGACCCGACGACGCCCGCCGCTGGCTGGTATGCGGACCCGACGACGCCCGGGACCGCCCGCTGGTGGGACGGCACGCAGTGGACGGAGCACACCACGCCGCTGACACCGCCCGAGCCGGCGGCGCGGCCTGAGACGGGCGCGCACGCGGCGCAGGCACCTTCCAGCGCGTCGCCGATGTCGGAGGCCGGCCCGGAGCACGCTGCCGCCCCAGCGGTCGGCGCAGGTGACACGTTCCTGCCTGAGGAGGGCTTCGAGCCCGAGCCGCTCGGCCCGGTGGGGCACGCCCCCGATCTCGTGCCCACGGGACAGGACCCGTCTGTCGCGAAGCAGCCGGCCCTCGCGCCAGGCACGCCGAGCGCTGTCGTGGAGCCGTGGCAGACGCAGGAGCCCACCGCGCCTTGGGGCGCCTCAATCTGGGACCCGAGCAGCGCCTCGCTTCCCGCACCGACGCCGGTCCGCAAGGGAGTGCCGCGCGCGGTGACGCTCGGCATCGTCGTCGGACTTCTCGCCGTGCTGATCGGGGGCGGGCTGCTGGCGTTCGCGAAGCTCGGCTCCCTTGCGGACGGCACCACCGACGACGGGGCCGGCAGCGGCGTCCCCGGCTACGGCGATCAAGTGGACAAGGCCTCCGACACGGCCGCGAGCGCCGACGTGCAGACCATCGCCACACAGGTGGAGGCCTACTTCACCGAGTACCCCAGCGGGTCGGTGCCGCATTTGAGCGTGGTGGGCGGCAACTACGTTCTGACGGACTCCACGACCACCTGGGAGGTAGGGCCGGTCTCCGACGGCGTCACTCCAGGCGGCGTCACCGGCAGCGGCCTGAGCGACTTCTGTGTCTGGGTGACCTCGGCGAGCGGAACATCGTTCCACGCCGGGCTGGCGACCGCGGCGACGCAGGGTGCCTGCCAGGGGTGA
- a CDS encoding bifunctional folylpolyglutamate synthase/dihydrofolate synthase has product MTTAGFPQISLAEAEREIDSHIFARHPEADHEAKLLRVSEALGMLGDPQRSLRIVHVTGTNGKTSTSRMIESLLRASGQRTGLYTSPHLTTLRERIQIDGRPLPQEDLIRLWQRVAPAIHAVDAASLQRGGPRMSFFEVLTVLGFTAYADAAVDVAVIEVGIGGRRDATNVGDGRIAVLTPMALDHDGYFTGGLPGVASEKSGIIKPGATVVSALQRDEAAEIITAAAADRGASIFWEGAHMSIEARRVAPGGQIVTLRTAAATYEDVLVPLHGDFQAQNALTALAAVEVALGDGVPRSLDPEVVARGFAAATSPGRLEVIAADPIVIGDAAHNPHGIEALARSLHEAFGLTKVVGVVAVLGDKDYVGILEGLAPILDHAVVTRTESHRALPVDVLVEHARRAMGEERVSAAPDVATALAEARALAAAHGENAGVLVAGSITLVGQARRELAAQAMAPVTEATLSTAQRRHSDEAADGGASEPQPA; this is encoded by the coding sequence GTGACCACCGCAGGTTTCCCCCAGATCAGCCTCGCTGAGGCTGAGCGAGAGATCGACTCGCACATCTTCGCCCGCCACCCCGAGGCCGACCACGAGGCCAAGCTCCTACGCGTCTCCGAGGCGCTCGGGATGCTCGGCGATCCGCAGCGCTCGCTGCGCATCGTGCACGTCACGGGCACCAACGGGAAGACCTCCACCAGCCGCATGATCGAGTCCCTGCTGCGCGCCTCCGGGCAGCGCACGGGCCTCTACACGTCGCCCCACCTCACCACGCTGCGCGAGCGCATCCAGATCGACGGACGCCCGCTCCCGCAGGAGGACCTGATCCGCCTGTGGCAGCGCGTCGCACCCGCCATCCACGCGGTCGACGCGGCGTCGCTGCAGCGCGGCGGCCCCCGCATGAGCTTCTTCGAGGTTCTCACCGTGCTCGGCTTCACCGCGTATGCCGACGCCGCCGTCGACGTGGCAGTGATCGAGGTCGGCATCGGCGGACGCCGCGACGCCACGAACGTGGGGGACGGAAGGATCGCCGTCCTCACCCCGATGGCGCTGGACCACGACGGCTACTTCACCGGCGGCCTGCCGGGCGTCGCATCCGAGAAGTCCGGGATCATCAAGCCCGGCGCCACCGTCGTGTCCGCCCTCCAGAGGGATGAGGCCGCTGAGATCATCACGGCCGCAGCTGCGGACCGCGGGGCGTCCATCTTCTGGGAGGGCGCGCACATGAGCATCGAGGCGCGTCGCGTCGCTCCAGGCGGACAGATCGTCACGCTGCGCACCGCCGCAGCCACCTACGAGGACGTGCTCGTGCCGCTGCATGGCGACTTCCAGGCGCAGAACGCGCTCACCGCGCTCGCCGCGGTCGAGGTCGCGCTCGGTGACGGCGTGCCGCGCTCGCTCGACCCCGAGGTGGTGGCGCGCGGCTTCGCGGCGGCGACCTCGCCTGGACGGCTCGAGGTCATCGCAGCCGACCCGATCGTCATCGGCGACGCCGCGCACAATCCGCACGGCATCGAGGCGCTGGCGCGCTCGCTCCACGAGGCCTTCGGGCTTACGAAGGTGGTCGGCGTGGTCGCGGTGCTCGGCGACAAGGACTACGTGGGCATCCTCGAGGGCCTCGCGCCGATCCTGGACCACGCGGTCGTCACCCGCACGGAGTCGCACCGTGCGCTCCCGGTGGACGTGCTCGTGGAGCACGCGCGGCGCGCGATGGGCGAGGAGCGCGTCAGCGCGGCGCCCGACGTCGCCACCGCGCTCGCTGAGGCGCGTGCTCTCGCTGCGGCGCATGGAGAGAACGCCGGCGTGCTCGTCGCCGGATCCATCACGCTCGTCGGCCAGGCACGGCGCGAGCTCGCCGCGCAGGCGATGGCGCCGGTCACCGAGGCCACCCTGTCCACCGCGCAGCGTCGCCACAGCGACGAGGCGGCGGACGGCGGCGCCTCAGAGCCTCAGCCCGCGTAG